The following coding sequences lie in one Eriocheir sinensis breed Jianghai 21 chromosome 19, ASM2467909v1, whole genome shotgun sequence genomic window:
- the LOC127000993 gene encoding RNA-binding protein FUS-like — protein sequence MKAVLVLVAAAAVAAAESYYGYGGGGGGGGLGGGFGGGGFGGGGFGGGGGGYGGVGGGGGFGGGGFGGVGGGGGFGGGGGYGSKVDLSTAYSDYHFSWRHDGGRKYDWYQANDYCKYLGPGWQGVSIETKHEDAIISKVIYQDQVKYIWTSGFRQGYDFQWGSGSPFYGLNWSHTGAQGIPQPDNNEDGKEFCLSVLNNFYKDGIRWHDVACHHEKPIICERPRGYGGGVGGIGGGVGGGHGGGIGGGVGTSYGVPSYGYGKPDFNTLTCISSLFLSTMKAVLILALAAVASGGGRYGTGRRVIISNGSGIGGGGFGGGFGGGIGGGGFGGVIGGGGFGGGRGGGFGGGIGGGGFGGGRGGGFGGGIGGGGFGGVIGGGGFGGFGGLVDLSYGYSDYHFSWRHGLPKTDWHHANLYCSKLGYGWKGVSIETKGEDAVISNIIYKDRLEYIWTGGYRKGYGFIWPSGNRFLDLNWSHTGKFGRPQPDNREGNEFCHAVLNNVYNDGIRWHDVACHHKKPIICERPKHYGHGGGIGGIGGIGGIGGGGFGGGGIGGIGGGGFGGGGIGGIGGGGFGGRHHGYGHGRYGYGY from the exons ATGAAGGCTGTCCTCGtgctcgtggcggcggcggcggtggcggcggcggagagcTACTACGgctacggcggcggcggtggcggtggtggtcttggcggcggcttcggcggcggcggcttcggcggcggcggcttcggcggcggcggcggcggctatgGAGGCGTTGGTGGAGGTGGCGGCTTTGGCGGTGGCGGCTTTGGCGGcgttggtggcggcggcggctttggcggcggcggcggctacggGTCGAAG GTGGACCTGAGCACCGCCTACAGCGACTACCACTTCTCCTGGCGCCACGACGGGGGCCGGAAGTACGACTGGTATCAAGCTAACGACTACTGCAAATATCTCGGGCCCGGGTGGCAGGGGGTTAGCATTGAGACCAAGCACGAGGACGCCATCATCTCCAAGGTCATCTACCAAG ACCAAGTGAAGTACATCTGGACCAGCGGCTTCAGGCAAGGCTATGACTTCCAATGGGGTTCCGGCAGTCCCTTCTACGGCCTCAACTGGTCCCACACTGGAGC ACAAGGCATCCCCCAGCCGGACAACAACGAGGATGGGAAGGagttctgtctgtccgtcctcaACAACTTCTACAAGGACGGGATTAGGTGGCATGATGTCGCCTGTCACCACGAGAAGCCCATCATCTGTGAACGCCCCAGGGGATACGGGGGTGGAGTTGGCGGCATTGGGGGTGGCGTTGGCGGAGGACACGGTGGCGGcattggtggtggcgttggtacCAGCTACGGCGTCCCTTCGTATGGGTATGGGAA ACCTGACTTCAATACGTTAACTtgcatttcctctctcttcctttcgacg ATGAAGGCCGTGCTGATCCTCGCGTTAGCGGCCGTGGCGTCGGGCGGCGGCCGGTATGGCACTGGCCGCAGAGTGATCATTTCCAACGGCAGCGGCATCGGCGGCGGTGGCTTCGGCGGCGGCTTCGGCGGCGGCATCGGTGGCGGTGGTTTTGGTGGCGTCATCGGCGGCGGCGGTTTTGGTGGCGGCCGTGGCGGCGGTTTCGGCGGCGGCATCGGCGGCGGTGGTTTTGGTGGCGGCCGTGGTGGTGGCTTCGGCGGCGGCATCGGCGGCGGTGGTTTTGGTGGCGTCATCGGCGGCGGCGGGTTCGGCGGGTTCGGCGGCCTG GTAGATCTGTCCTACGGCTACAGCGACTACCACTTCTCCTGGAGGCACGGCTTACCGAAGACTGACTGGCACCACGCGAACCTCTACTGCAGCAAGCTGGGATACGGCTGGAAGGGCGTGAGCATCGAGACCAAGGGCGAGGACGCCGTCATCTCCAACATCATCTACAAGG ACCGCCTTGAGTACATCTGGACCGGGGGTTACAGAAAGGGATACGGCTTCATTTGGCCGTCTGGTAACCGCTTCCTCGACCTCAATTGGTCCCACACCGGCAA ATTTGGGCGTCCTCAGCCCGACAACCGCGAAGGCAATGAATTCTGCCATGCCGTCCTCAACAACGTCTACAATGACGGCATCAGGTGGCACGACGTCGCCTGCCACCACAAGAAGCCCATCATCTGCGAGCGGCCCAAGCACTATGGTCATGGCGGCGGCATCGGCGGCATCGGCGGCATTGGCGGCATCGGCGGAGGCGGCTTCGGCGGCGGTGGCATTGGCGGCATCGGCGGAGGCGGCTTCGGCGGCGGTGGCATTGGCGGCATCGGCGGAGGCGGCTTCGGCGGCCGCCACCACGGCTACGGTCATGGCCGCTACGGTTATGGCTACTAA